From a single Candidatus Izimaplasma bacterium HR1 genomic region:
- the iolC gene encoding 5-dehydro-2-deoxygluconokinase — protein MSFFEKLNIKSSKMGCVLIGEILIDRIMENGTEIVGGSTFNINRNLHRLNQKSTLFSSVGSDSYGNFILKKLNDLKIDKSNINVTDTSTSRVDIYNDGETPIPNFFRGSDYQILFDEHMENVIKNSSILHFSFWPLSMEPSKQTIMNAIKIAKENNVIIGFDPNYHEDLITSESLTKDELMEILKVVDIVKPSLDDTIRIFGKRSTNEDYIKIYEDLGCQLIILSLGSKGIIASYKGERIKLQTLATEIVEVTGAGDAFWSGLYSGLLTGNTIYNSIELGLASSAEVLKVIGGDVKFPSIKELKEKYDIRVKI, from the coding sequence ATGAGTTTTTTTGAAAAATTAAATATCAAGTCCTCAAAAATGGGTTGTGTCCTTATTGGGGAAATACTTATTGATAGAATTATGGAAAATGGGACAGAAATTGTTGGAGGGAGTACCTTCAATATAAATAGAAATCTTCATCGATTAAATCAAAAATCTACATTGTTTTCTTCTGTAGGATCTGATTCATACGGAAACTTCATTTTAAAGAAATTGAACGATTTGAAAATTGATAAATCAAATATTAATGTTACTGATACAAGTACTAGTCGGGTAGATATTTACAATGACGGTGAAACACCGATACCTAATTTTTTTAGAGGTAGTGATTATCAAATTTTATTTGATGAACACATGGAGAATGTTATTAAAAACTCTAGTATCTTACATTTCTCATTTTGGCCTTTATCAATGGAACCTTCAAAGCAAACAATTATGAATGCAATAAAAATAGCTAAAGAGAATAATGTAATAATTGGGTTTGATCCTAACTATCATGAGGATTTAATTACCTCTGAATCGTTAACAAAAGATGAACTAATGGAGATATTGAAAGTAGTAGATATTGTTAAACCGTCATTAGATGATACGATTCGAATTTTTGGGAAAAGATCAACTAATGAAGATTATATAAAGATATATGAAGACCTTGGTTGTCAATTGATAATTTTATCACTTGGTTCAAAAGGAATTATAGCTTCATATAAAGGTGAAAGAATTAAACTACAGACTTTGGCAACTGAAATAGTTGAAGTAACAGGTGCTGGAGATGCATTTTGGAGTGGGTTATATAGTGGATTACTTACAGGTAATACAATCTATAATTCCATCGAATTAGGTCTAGCAAGTAGTGCTGAAGTCCTAAAAGTAATTGGTGGAGATGTAAAATTTCCTTCAATTAAAGAACTTAAAGAAAAATATGATATAAGGGTGAAAATATGA
- the degA_2 gene encoding HTH-type transcriptional regulator DegA, which translates to MATIKDVAKKAGVGIATVSRVINDSGYVGKETKLKVQKVIEDIGYVPNEIARSMKNQKTDIVAFILPNSTHLFFGELLYNVEKELFKHGYKVMLCNSSARLEKEIVYLDMLKNNKVDAVILLTNNDIEDYLQKSLPLISFDRKFDGVPFVASDNFKGGELAAKRLISHGCKRLMFIGDDAQGDNTPVETEVTKRRLGFNDYIKKNQGLDTINVEYPLGDYIVSPDEIHKLIEDYPEIDGVFAISDAVAMAVIKELAKRGKKVPEDVKVIGFDGGRSFLNMGIKITSISQDPVLIAKAISELIKSYLTGGIIENKIIPVHLEDGDTA; encoded by the coding sequence ATGGCAACGATAAAAGATGTGGCAAAAAAAGCAGGTGTTGGAATCGCTACAGTATCTAGAGTAATTAATGATTCTGGGTACGTAGGGAAAGAAACAAAGTTGAAAGTTCAAAAAGTAATTGAAGATATTGGATATGTACCTAACGAGATTGCTCGAAGTATGAAAAATCAAAAGACAGATATTGTTGCTTTCATACTCCCTAACAGTACACATCTATTTTTTGGTGAGTTATTGTACAATGTTGAAAAAGAGTTGTTTAAACATGGATATAAAGTTATGTTATGCAATTCAAGTGCAAGGTTAGAAAAGGAAATAGTATATCTAGATATGCTTAAAAACAATAAGGTAGATGCAGTTATCTTGCTGACAAATAATGACATTGAAGATTACCTTCAAAAGTCATTACCACTAATTTCATTTGATAGAAAGTTTGACGGTGTACCGTTTGTTGCTAGTGATAACTTTAAAGGTGGAGAACTTGCTGCTAAAAGATTAATAAGTCATGGTTGTAAACGATTAATGTTTATTGGTGATGATGCCCAAGGAGATAATACTCCTGTAGAAACAGAAGTAACTAAAAGACGTTTAGGGTTTAATGATTATATAAAGAAAAACCAAGGACTAGATACTATTAATGTTGAATATCCATTAGGTGATTATATTGTTTCACCAGATGAAATCCATAAGCTGATTGAAGATTATCCAGAAATTGACGGCGTTTTTGCCATCTCAGATGCTGTGGCGATGGCAGTAATTAAAGAATTAGCAAAAAGAGGAAAAAAAGTACCTGAAGATGTAAAAGTTATCGGATTTGATGGAGGTAGAAGTTTCCTAAATATGGGTATTAAAATCACTTCTATTTCACAAGATCCAGTATTAATAGCTAAGGCAATTTCAGAACTAATTAAGAGTTATCTGACTGGAGGAATAATTGAAAATAAGATTATCCCAGTGCACTTAGAAGACGGAGATACGGCTTAG
- the dexB gene encoding Glucan 1,6-alpha-glucosidase, producing MIKKDWHKDIIYQIYPKSFLDTSGNGYGDINGIIQKLDYFTDLGVNCLWLSPVFESPMKDNGYDVSDYLKIDSRFGTNKDMYKLIDEAKSKGIKIMLDLVVNHTSDQHKWFQEALKGKANKYRDYYIWRDDKNEIESIFLGDAWEYDELSKQYYFHLFAKEQPDLNWENIDMRNDIYNMMNFWIDKGVSGFRMDVIEFLGKQPDQLITADGPNLHNYIYEMNRSTFGIRDCITVGESWSATNETAKLYTDPSRNELSMIFRFDHITTFWDEKLGKWNPRKFDLVKFKEILFDRQQKEKQKYWNTLFWGNHDLPRSSSYYIKDEYLDIGSKMMFGITSFMSGTPFIFQGEEIGMSNLPLSPEEYKDIEAVNALSMLQEEGYDKSLAIEMVNKISRDNSRTPMQWANVKNAGFSKVEPWTKINNKFAEINVSNQENKQESVLNFYKQIIKLRKEYIDLILYGDFEPLYINDKELFAYKRHDDENEIKIFANFSPDVKKISFDINQDDIIINNYKTNFFSYKLQPYQIIIVKEKT from the coding sequence ATGATAAAAAAAGATTGGCATAAAGACATTATATATCAAATATATCCTAAAAGTTTTTTAGATACTTCAGGTAATGGATATGGGGATATAAATGGAATTATCCAAAAATTAGACTACTTTACAGACTTAGGTGTAAATTGCTTATGGTTGTCACCCGTCTTTGAATCACCAATGAAGGATAACGGATATGACGTTAGTGATTATCTAAAAATTGATTCTCGATTTGGAACAAATAAAGATATGTATAAACTTATAGATGAAGCTAAATCAAAAGGAATAAAGATTATGCTTGATCTAGTAGTAAACCATACTAGTGACCAACATAAATGGTTTCAAGAAGCCTTAAAGGGTAAAGCAAACAAGTATCGCGATTATTATATTTGGCGCGATGATAAAAATGAAATTGAGAGTATCTTCTTGGGAGATGCTTGGGAATATGATGAGTTATCAAAACAATACTATTTTCACCTTTTTGCTAAAGAGCAACCCGATTTAAACTGGGAAAATATCGATATGAGAAATGATATCTATAACATGATGAATTTTTGGATTGATAAAGGTGTCTCTGGATTTAGAATGGATGTAATTGAGTTTTTAGGGAAACAACCAGATCAGTTAATAACTGCTGATGGACCTAACTTGCATAACTATATCTATGAAATGAATAGAAGTACATTTGGTATAAGAGACTGTATAACTGTGGGTGAAAGCTGGAGTGCAACTAATGAAACGGCAAAGCTATACACAGACCCTAGTAGAAATGAGTTATCGATGATCTTTAGATTTGATCATATAACTACTTTTTGGGATGAAAAACTTGGGAAATGGAATCCTCGTAAATTTGACTTAGTCAAATTCAAAGAGATTCTCTTTGATAGACAACAAAAAGAAAAACAAAAATATTGGAACACTCTTTTTTGGGGAAATCATGATTTACCAAGATCATCTTCTTATTATATTAAAGATGAATATCTCGATATCGGTTCTAAAATGATGTTTGGTATTACATCGTTTATGAGTGGAACTCCCTTCATCTTTCAAGGTGAAGAAATAGGGATGTCTAATTTACCGTTATCTCCAGAAGAGTATAAGGATATTGAAGCAGTAAATGCATTATCAATGTTGCAAGAAGAAGGTTATGATAAATCATTAGCTATTGAAATGGTGAACAAAATATCTAGAGATAATTCACGTACACCAATGCAATGGGCAAATGTAAAGAATGCTGGTTTTTCAAAAGTTGAACCATGGACAAAAATAAATAATAAATTTGCAGAAATAAATGTATCAAATCAGGAAAACAAACAGGAATCTGTTCTTAATTTTTATAAGCAAATTATCAAATTAAGGAAAGAGTATATTGATTTAATACTTTACGGTGATTTTGAGCCATTATACATAAATGATAAAGAGTTATTTGCTTATAAGAGACATGATGATGAGAACGAAATTAAGATTTTCGCAAATTTCTCACCAGATGTTAAAAAGATATCTTTTGATATTAATCAGGATGACATAATAATAAATAATTATAAAACTAATTTCTTTTCATATAAACTTCAACCATATCAAATCATAATAGTAAAAGAGAAGACTTAG
- a CDS encoding Cycloisomaltooligosaccharide glucanotransferase precursor: protein MKIFDIYPLKSLYSTNDNLNFQINYDDYTGVKITDIKILRLNEIVISKNIELDFLSGVATLVLPAMSVEGSYGIVIKINEVKVLTAFEIENDWKKRPRYGFLSDFSSKNLNEENYIKTFLKLHINVVQYYDWMYQHNNLIAPTEEFTDLMGRKLNQRVVKDKIKLCQEHGIKNIAYGAIYGASNEFFNNHKDWAFYNTKNEPIRFIDVFTIMNFTKNSEWRNHLIGEYKKAINVMNFDGIHMDTYGYPKVALDYQKNVIRLDEHFNDLINDTKKELQQNCNSSELIFNNVGAWPVETTYKANQSALYIEVWDPMSTYNHLMTLIKQVKSLTKDKELIISAYLKPYYEKGSKNAVNSHKLLSSILFSSGAFHLIMGEDQKTLRTGYYCDYGELNDDQFNEIRKYYDFNTMFSEVLYDRTLTDVSLTHMDGDNLEYVFDNIEVSPTAAPGKVLTIIKENNQRKIIHLINLIDSTSVNWNEFHEDRKPINNIKIRVLTLKEVSNIYVCSPDNGVLPKDVSFKVEKTNRGNLVTLMIDSLLYWDMIVINEK from the coding sequence ATGAAAATATTCGATATTTATCCACTTAAATCATTGTATAGTACTAATGATAATCTGAATTTTCAGATTAATTATGATGATTATACAGGAGTTAAAATAACTGACATTAAGATTTTACGCCTTAATGAAATAGTTATAAGCAAAAATATAGAACTAGACTTCTTAAGTGGAGTTGCTACTTTAGTATTACCTGCTATGAGTGTAGAAGGTAGTTATGGAATTGTTATTAAGATCAATGAAGTTAAAGTTTTAACAGCATTTGAAATTGAAAATGATTGGAAGAAAAGACCAAGATATGGTTTCTTATCTGACTTCAGTAGTAAGAATCTTAATGAAGAAAACTATATAAAGACCTTTCTAAAACTCCATATCAATGTTGTTCAGTACTATGATTGGATGTATCAACATAATAACTTGATAGCTCCAACTGAAGAATTTACTGATTTAATGGGGAGAAAACTAAATCAAAGAGTAGTAAAAGATAAGATCAAATTATGTCAAGAACACGGTATAAAGAACATCGCTTACGGTGCCATATACGGAGCAAGTAATGAGTTCTTTAATAATCATAAGGATTGGGCATTTTACAATACTAAGAATGAACCAATAAGATTCATAGATGTATTTACGATAATGAATTTTACAAAGAATTCAGAATGGCGAAACCATCTAATTGGAGAATATAAAAAAGCAATTAATGTGATGAATTTTGATGGGATTCACATGGACACTTATGGTTATCCTAAAGTCGCCTTAGATTATCAAAAAAATGTTATTCGTTTAGATGAACATTTTAATGATTTAATAAATGATACAAAAAAAGAATTACAACAAAATTGTAATTCATCTGAACTAATCTTTAATAATGTTGGAGCTTGGCCAGTTGAAACAACATACAAAGCCAACCAAAGTGCATTGTATATAGAGGTTTGGGATCCAATGTCAACGTATAATCATTTAATGACATTGATAAAACAAGTTAAATCTTTAACAAAAGATAAAGAACTAATAATTTCAGCATATTTAAAACCTTATTACGAAAAAGGTTCGAAAAATGCTGTCAATTCTCATAAATTATTATCTTCAATACTATTTTCAAGTGGCGCTTTTCATTTGATTATGGGGGAAGATCAAAAAACTCTTAGAACAGGTTATTACTGTGATTATGGTGAGTTAAATGATGACCAGTTCAACGAAATAAGAAAGTATTATGACTTTAATACAATGTTTAGTGAAGTCCTATATGATAGAACTTTAACTGACGTTTCTTTAACACATATGGATGGCGATAATTTAGAATACGTTTTTGATAACATCGAAGTATCTCCAACAGCAGCACCAGGAAAAGTATTAACAATCATTAAAGAAAATAATCAAAGAAAAATAATCCATTTAATTAATCTTATCGATTCTACAAGTGTAAACTGGAATGAGTTTCACGAAGATAGGAAACCAATTAATAATATCAAAATTAGAGTACTAACTTTGAAAGAAGTTTCCAATATATATGTTTGTTCTCCAGACAATGGAGTATTACCAAAAGATGTATCATTCAAAGTCGAAAAAACAAATCGCGGGAACTTAGTTACTCTTATGATTGATAGTTTATTATATTGGGATATGATAGTTATCAATGAAAAGTAG